A genomic window from Phoenix dactylifera cultivar Barhee BC4 chromosome 7, palm_55x_up_171113_PBpolish2nd_filt_p, whole genome shotgun sequence includes:
- the LOC103702409 gene encoding plant cysteine oxidase 3 isoform X2, which produces MAKGSSVQVLYELCKKTFSPSSGASPSPQAIRKLSALLDTISPAEVGLKDDNLEDDRGHGFFGLNSFKNSARTAQWAQPITYLHIYECDSFSIGIFCLPTSSVIPLHDHPGMTVLSKMLYGSMHVKAYDWIEPACMMRSQEPDSFPVRLAKLHKDTVLTAPCPTTVLYPKSGGNLHCFTAVTSCAVLDVLAPPYSEEAGRLCTYYHDYPYSSFTTENKLGVNESNEDYAWLEAIDAPDDLYMRSGQYAGPAVQDHVM; this is translated from the exons atggcgAAGGGCTCTTCGGTGCAGGTCCTCTACGAGCTCTGCAAGAAAACCTTCTCGCCTTCATCAGGCGCTTCTCCTTCCCCGCAGGCCATTCGGAAGCTCTCCGCTCTTCTCG ATACTATTAGTCCGGCAGAAGTTGGTCTTAAAGATGATAACCTGGAGGATGATAGGGGACATGGTTTTTTTGGGTTAAATTCGTTCAAGAATTCAGCCAGGACTGCTCAATGGGCTCAACCGATAACATACTTGCATATATATGAATGTGATAGTTTTTCG ATTGGCATATTTTGCTTGCCTACTTCATCTGTTATTCCACTACATGACCACCCTGGGATGACCGTTTTGAGTAAGATGCTTTATGGCTCTATGCATGTGAAAGCATATGACTGGATAGAACCTGCCTGTATGATGAGAAGTCAAGAGCCTGACTCCTTTCCTG TGAGATTAGCAAAGTTACACAAGGACACTGTCCTGACAGCACCATGTCCAACCACTGTTTTGTACCCAAAAAGTGGAGGCAACTTGCACTGTTTCACTGCTGTTACTTCTTGTGCTGTGCTTGATGTCCTTGCTCCACCATACTCTGAAGAAGCTGGCAGGCTTTGCACCTATTATCATGACTACCCGTACTCCAGTTTCA CAACTGAAAACAAACTGGGTGTGAATGAGAGTAATGAGGATTATGCATGGCTTGAGGCTATAGATGCCCCTGATGATCTCTACATGCGCTCAGGTCAATATGCTGGTCCAGCTGTGCAG GATCATGTAATGTAG
- the LOC103702410 gene encoding probable 2,3-bisphosphoglycerate-independent phosphoglycerate mutase translates to MEMGKNIKKRLAFVLIDGLGDVSLPRFQYQTPLQVANTPNLDAIASAGVNGLMDPVEAGLACGSDTAHLSILGYDPRIYYRGRGAFESMGAGLAMSPGDIAFKSNFATMDENTGIVTSRRADRHFEEEGPILCAALDGMKLPSFPKYEVRVKYATEHRCGVVVKGPKLSGNISGTDPLKDNRLLLKAEALDDTEEAKNTAAVVNELSKEMSRILVSHPLNAKRAAEGKNIANVVLLRGCGIRIEVPAFEKQHGLSPCMVAPTKIIAGLGLSLGIDILEAPGATGDYRTLLTSKATAIAKALSAPLKPSPPVFVPGEDEHKPGRADGYDFGFLHIKAIDDAGHDKASILKVRALEAADRAIGQLTRLLWEAEKSGNFQYCLCVTGDHSTPVEYGDHSFEPVPFALCQLKDFVSIVEEANVVQTPLETFPLPSVKAGEDLREEIVMLDNRSGECKAFGGDSVSEFSEVAAARGCLGRFPGSEMMGVIRKFLKLKND, encoded by the exons ATGGAAATGGGCAAGAATATCAAGAAAAGGCTCGCGTTTGTACTAATTGATGGGTTAGGTGATGTATCTCTGCCAAGGTTTCAATACCAGACACCCCTTCAAGTAGCAAATACCCCCAATTTGGATGCAATAGCCTCTGCTGGAGTTAATGGGCTCATGGATCCGGTGGAAGCGGGCCTGGCTTGTGGGAGTGACACGGCACACCTTTCTATACTGGGTTATGATCCGAGAATCTATTATCGAGGTCGCGGGGCATTTGAGTCGATGGGTGCTGGATTGGCTATGTCGCCAGGAGACATTGCTTTCAAG TCAAATTTTGCTACCATGGATGAGAACACTGGAATTGTGACCAGTAGGAGAGCTGATCGGCATTTTGAGGAAGAGGGTCCAATTCTTTGTGCAGCTTTGGATGGAATGAAGCTCCCATCTTTCCCCAAATATGAAGTGAGAGTCAA ATATGCCACTGAGCACAGATGTGGGGTAGTTGTGAAGGGTCCAAAATTGAGTGGAAATATTTCTGGGACTGACCCATTAAAAGACAATCGGTTACTTCTGAAAGCAGAAGCTCTGGATGATACAGAGGAAGCAAAGAACACAGCAGCAGTGGTCAATGAACTTTCTAAAGAAATGTCACGTATTCTGGTATCTCATCCTTTGAATGCAAAACGAGCAGCGGAAGGGAAAAATATTGCAAATGTTGTTCTTTTGCGAGGTTGTGGCATTCGAATTGAG GttcctgcttttgagaagcagCATGGATTATCACCATGCATGGTAGCTCCCACCAAGATTATAGCAGGGTTGGGTCTATCATTGGGTATTGATATCCTTGAAGCTCCTGGAGCAACTGGAGATTATCGAACACTACTAACCTCCAAAGCTACAGCTATAGCAAAGGCGCTTTCTGCACCACTAAAGCCATCCCCACCTGTTTTTGTACCTGGGGAGGATGAACATAAACCAGGCCGAGCAGATGGATACGACTTCGGGTTTCTCCACATCAAG GCAATAGATGATGCTGGTCATGACAAGGCAAGTATATTGAAAGTCCGAGCATTGGAAGCCGCAGACCGGGCCATTGGTCAGCTGACAAGACTTCTCTGGGAGGCAGAAAAATCTGGGAACTTCCAGTATTGCCTCTGTGTCACTGGAGATCATTCCACTCCAGTGGAGTATGGCGATCATAGCTTCGAACCTGTCCCATTTGCCCTCTGCCAGTTGAAGGACTTTGTCAGCATTGTAGAGGAGGCAAATGTGGTGCAAACTCCCCTAGAAACTTTCCCACTTCCTTCGGTCAAGGCTGGTGAAGATTTAAGGGAAGAAATAGTAATGTTGGATAACAGAAGTGGTGAATGTAAAGCCTTTGGTGGTGATTCAGTCTCTGAGTTCAGTGAGGTTGCAGCTGCAAGGGGTTGCCTTGGAAGGTTCCCTGGGAGTGAGATGATGGGCGTGATAAGGAAATTCCTTAAGCTAAAGAATGACTAG
- the LOC103702411 gene encoding uncharacterized protein LOC103702411 isoform X1 — protein MTLLNLRLLYLPSASLRQFYPRRNPLSLPESPKNLFGRNASLPYSALSPFPISFPEFQPRVSISGAEKHAQKEEEEDGGGISMEYEDLGAEGEIFRQTLRLVECAMFASISGLAYFLSNSLAIENYFGCFFSLPIVISSIRWGVAAGRKTMVATSMLLLTLAGPVKASTYLLMHGVVGLAMGSLWRLRVNWGLSIVLCTIVRATGALGYVLLSSFLIRENILDLITVNLHASLTYILTGMGVNTIPSMDAIYAIFGSLLLLNCGFFVFLLHILHAVFVAKLGMKASLTLPEWLEKAI, from the exons ATGACACTTTTAAATCTTCGACTCCTCTACCTTCCTTCCGCTTCTCTGCGCCAATTCTACCCTCGTCGcaaccctctctccctccccgaaTCCCCCAAGAACCTCTTCGGGCGCAATGCCTCCTTGCCTTATTCCGCCCTCTCCCCGTTCCCAATCTCTTTCCCTGAATTCCAACCTAGGGTTTCCATCAGCGGAGCCGAGAAGCATGcccagaaagaggaggaggaagatggcGGTGGGATTTCGATGGAATACGAGGATTTGGGTGCCGAGGGGGAAATCTTTAGGCAAACTCTGAGGCTAGTGGAGTGCGCCATGTTCGCGTCCATCTCCGGCCTGGCCTATTTCTTGAGCAACTCCCTTGCCATCGAG AATTACTTTGGTTGTTTCTTCTCATTGCCAATTGTGATCTCTTCAATCAGATGGGGTGTGGCAGCTGGTAGAAAAACCATG gTGGCTACTTCTATGCTATTGCTCACCTTGGCTGGTCCAGTGAAGGCATCTACATATCTG CTTATGCATGGAGTAGTTGGTCTGGCCATGGGTTCTCTATGGAG GCTGCGGGTAAATTGGGGTCTTTCAATAGTCCTGTGCACAATA GTTCGTGCAACAGGAGCTCTTGGATATGTTTTACTATCCTCATTTTTGATAAGAGAGAACATACTTGACTTG ATCACAGTCAACCTTCATGCTTCTCTCACCTATATCCTTACGGGCATGGGTGTAAATACAATTCCATCAATGGATGCCATATATGCTATATTTGGGAGCCTG CTGCTACTCAATTGTGGGTTCTTTGTTTTCTTGCTGCACATTTTGCATGCAGTATTCGTTGCTAAACTTGGAATGAAGGCTTCGCTGACACTTCCAGAATGGCTTGAGAAGGCAATCTGA
- the LOC103702409 gene encoding plant cysteine oxidase 3 isoform X1 gives MAKGSSVQVLYELCKKTFSPSSGASPSPQAIRKLSALLDTISPAEVGLKDDNLEDDRGHGFFGLNSFKNSARTAQWAQPITYLHIYECDSFSIGIFCLPTSSVIPLHDHPGMTVLSKMLYGSMHVKAYDWIEPACMMRSQEPDSFPVRLAKLHKDTVLTAPCPTTVLYPKSGGNLHCFTAVTSCAVLDVLAPPYSEEAGRLCTYYHDYPYSSFTTENKLGVNESNEDYAWLEAIDAPDDLYMRSGQYAGPAVQEEFCFPGSCNVV, from the exons atggcgAAGGGCTCTTCGGTGCAGGTCCTCTACGAGCTCTGCAAGAAAACCTTCTCGCCTTCATCAGGCGCTTCTCCTTCCCCGCAGGCCATTCGGAAGCTCTCCGCTCTTCTCG ATACTATTAGTCCGGCAGAAGTTGGTCTTAAAGATGATAACCTGGAGGATGATAGGGGACATGGTTTTTTTGGGTTAAATTCGTTCAAGAATTCAGCCAGGACTGCTCAATGGGCTCAACCGATAACATACTTGCATATATATGAATGTGATAGTTTTTCG ATTGGCATATTTTGCTTGCCTACTTCATCTGTTATTCCACTACATGACCACCCTGGGATGACCGTTTTGAGTAAGATGCTTTATGGCTCTATGCATGTGAAAGCATATGACTGGATAGAACCTGCCTGTATGATGAGAAGTCAAGAGCCTGACTCCTTTCCTG TGAGATTAGCAAAGTTACACAAGGACACTGTCCTGACAGCACCATGTCCAACCACTGTTTTGTACCCAAAAAGTGGAGGCAACTTGCACTGTTTCACTGCTGTTACTTCTTGTGCTGTGCTTGATGTCCTTGCTCCACCATACTCTGAAGAAGCTGGCAGGCTTTGCACCTATTATCATGACTACCCGTACTCCAGTTTCA CAACTGAAAACAAACTGGGTGTGAATGAGAGTAATGAGGATTATGCATGGCTTGAGGCTATAGATGCCCCTGATGATCTCTACATGCGCTCAGGTCAATATGCTGGTCCAGCTGTGCAG GAAGAGTTCTGCTTTCCAGGATCATGTAATGTAGTCTAG
- the LOC103702411 gene encoding uncharacterized protein LOC103702411 isoform X2 — protein MTLLNLRLLYLPSASLRQFYPRRNPLSLPESPKNLFGRNASLPYSALSPFPISFPEFQPRVSISGAEKHAQKEEEEDGGGISMEYEDLGAEGEIFRQTLRLVECAMFASISGLAYFLSNSLAIENYFGCFFSLPIVISSIRWGVAAGRKTMVATSMLLLTLAGPVKASTYLLMHGVVGLAMGSLWRLRVNWGLSIVLCTIVRATGALGYVLLSSFLIRENILDLITVNLHASLTYILTGMGVNTIPSMDAIYAIFGSLYSLLNLE, from the exons ATGACACTTTTAAATCTTCGACTCCTCTACCTTCCTTCCGCTTCTCTGCGCCAATTCTACCCTCGTCGcaaccctctctccctccccgaaTCCCCCAAGAACCTCTTCGGGCGCAATGCCTCCTTGCCTTATTCCGCCCTCTCCCCGTTCCCAATCTCTTTCCCTGAATTCCAACCTAGGGTTTCCATCAGCGGAGCCGAGAAGCATGcccagaaagaggaggaggaagatggcGGTGGGATTTCGATGGAATACGAGGATTTGGGTGCCGAGGGGGAAATCTTTAGGCAAACTCTGAGGCTAGTGGAGTGCGCCATGTTCGCGTCCATCTCCGGCCTGGCCTATTTCTTGAGCAACTCCCTTGCCATCGAG AATTACTTTGGTTGTTTCTTCTCATTGCCAATTGTGATCTCTTCAATCAGATGGGGTGTGGCAGCTGGTAGAAAAACCATG gTGGCTACTTCTATGCTATTGCTCACCTTGGCTGGTCCAGTGAAGGCATCTACATATCTG CTTATGCATGGAGTAGTTGGTCTGGCCATGGGTTCTCTATGGAG GCTGCGGGTAAATTGGGGTCTTTCAATAGTCCTGTGCACAATA GTTCGTGCAACAGGAGCTCTTGGATATGTTTTACTATCCTCATTTTTGATAAGAGAGAACATACTTGACTTG ATCACAGTCAACCTTCATGCTTCTCTCACCTATATCCTTACGGGCATGGGTGTAAATACAATTCCATCAATGGATGCCATATATGCTATATTTGGGAGCCTG TATTCGTTGCTAAACTTGGAATGA